The Nakaseomyces glabratus chromosome D, complete sequence nucleotide sequence AGACCGCTATGCTAAATGCACTGTTGGAAGTTGTTGGTAAGGCTGGTTCAAAACTGAACGAAGCTTCCAAGAAGAACATTGTAAAGTTGGTCGAGGAAGAGATGCTCTCCAGTAATGATAAACTAGCTGTTGCTTATGCTAAATTGATAGGTTCTCTATCTGAAATCTTATCAGAAGATGAAGCTAAGAatattcttcaagaaaagGTGTTAGATGCCGATATGGAAGGTAGCGCCGGTAAGTTTGCGGTATTGATTTTGAACTCGTTTTTGAAAGATGCACCTTCTCATATTTTCAGTTCAGGTGAGATTCATAAGTTTGTTAAATTTATTACTGATGCTATGACATCAACTAATGTTCACTTTGTTGAAAATGCTACATTAGCGGCTGGTAAATTATTGCTTCTACATAATGAGACGAAGTCTCCTTACACAAATATGAAGAACGACGTAACTTTCATTGTCCCTGAGGAGGATATCAAGTCTTTAGTCGAGGAATTAGCTAAGAGTGCATTAGTACCATCTAGTAACACCACAGATCAAAGAAGACTTTCATTAGTTGTTCTGAGAACCATTGCAAGATTAAAGAACGAGGAGACTGTGAAGCCATACTTGGATGTTCTTGCCCCTGCTGTGTTTTCATGTGTCAGAGATGTTGTTATTCCAATAAAGTTAGCTGCTGAAAAGGCCTTCTTGGCTTTGTTCGGTTTAATTGAGGAAGAAGACATGGCTACATTCAACAACTGGTTTGAAAGCGTGAGCAGCAATGGTGCTACTATAGATAACATAGTGGGAACCACTATACAACTGAGGTCGATTGGGGATTACACGAAGAGAGTTGCCAAGAGGCTGGCTGCagttgaaagagaaagaacCGCGGCCGGTGGTGATGATGAGATGATGTTCAGTGATAGGTATGAGgatgaaagagaaatatGGGCCGTCGGTGGTGTTGAGTTGCCAACGGATATATAgtcaaaaagaagaaagaaagaacgCTCATAACTACCATCTTTATTTTGGGACCTAACTTGTTGCATTGTATATTAGCATGTACAATATATagatattttattgttttttaattaattcaTAAACAATTTATTATACAAAATTGATTCTCTCCATCACGCACAAAAAAGTGTTGTGAAAAGTTATAGCCTCTACTTATTTTCAAGGTAATCAGCCATGGACCACATCATTCTCTCTATTAAAGGCAGTTGCTGCCACCAAGTTAGAGATTCTCCACCGGACTCATAAATCCAGTCCACCAATGGTTGTTTCCCGTAGTATTTAAACAATTTAAAGGAAATGTTAACAATTAGTAGATAGAGGAGTGCTTTAGCCAAGTATCGGAGAGGCACAGTTTGTAAACgctcttctttttctgaACTCATACAGAATTGAGTATAGAAAAGAGATATAACTGTTCTCTGACGAGAGCCTACATACTTTGTCTATATAAACACCCTGAACAACAATCTGCTAGTATCTGGTAGAGAAGAGAAGCTCCTTATATGAGCAACAGCCACACAGTAGGTGCCACAAGGTAGACACGTGACTTTTATAGCCAGtagtttcaaaaaataaaagttaaaaaaatttaatggTTGCTAAGAGATTCGAACTCTTGCATCTTACGATACCTGAGTGCTCCTGAGTTTGTTAACCCAGTAAGTAATGTTTCAACTTGAATCAGGCGCCTTAGACCGCTCGGCCAAACAACCATACTGTATTTGTTGGATGGGAGAGAATACCAGATGACTATGATAAGTAGTgtagtatttttttgttgtgaatattaattttgagAGAGTAGTATTGTCCACGGTCCCATGTAATATAGACATACCAAAACTACTAATCCGCTGTAATTGTTTTCCCGTGCTGAGAGCTGGTGGTAGCCATATATTGTTTCTAACTGAATCTGTCATGTACAAGGGCATGAATGAAAGTCTGTCATCGCATTGTGTCTGAGTCATTTAGCTCCTCCGTGTCGCAGTATTGCTCTTTCTTCCAATCCCCGATTTGCGATGCCCATTCCGAGCATTCAGTTGGTTCTTAGTAGGCCTTATTAAAGAGCATCACATCCAGCACAGCCATACCGTTGGTATATAAGCTATTGccatccttttttttttatcttttacAAAAATACTGTCTATTGCTAAGCTAGTTCAAGGTAAAGCACCACCGAAATAAATGTCTGCCACCATATTTAACAACATCGAAGAACTTCCTGCTGATGCCCTTTTCGGTATCAAGCAAAGGTACAATCAAGATACCAGAGCCACCAGAGTTGACTTGGGTATTGGTGCGTACCGTGATGACCAAGGCAAACCATGGGTGTTGCCTTCGGTTAGAATGGCTGAAAGGGCAATCCAAGAGGATCCAAGCTACAATCATGAATACTTGGGTATCAATGGTCTTCCAAGTTTGTCTTCCGCTGCTGCTAATGTTATATTTGGTGAAGACTCCCCAGCTTTGAAAGAAGGCAGAACCATCTCAGTTCAATCTTTGTCTGGTACAGGTGCTTTGCACATTGCTGCCAAGTTTATCTCTAAGTTCGCTGCTGACAAGAAGATTTATTTGTCTCAGCCAACTTGGGCTAACCACAACGCCATCTTCAAGGCACAAGGTTTAGAGACTGCTTCTTATCCATACTGGAAGAGTTCTACCAAGTCCCTTGACTTGGAAGGTTTCATCTCAGCCATCGAAAGTGCGCCAAAGGGTTCTATATTCCTGCTGCATGCATGTGCACACAACCCAACTGGTTTGGACCCATCTGAGAAGCAATGGCCCGTTATCCTGGATGCTCTGGTCAAGGGCGATCACTTGGCCTTATTCGACTCCGCTTACCAAGGTTTTGCCTCCGGTGACTTGGACAAGGACGCCTTTGCTGTGCGTTTGGGTGTCGAAAAGTTGGCCTCCACTTCACCAATCTTTGTATGCCAGTCTTTCGCCAAGAACGTCGGTATGTATGGTGAAAGAGTCGGTTGTTTCCACTTGATCCTACCTAAGCAGAATGCCAATCTCGCACCAATCAAGTCTGCTATCACATCTCAAATATCTAGTATTATCAGAAGTGAAGTGTCCAACTCCCCAGCTTATGGTGCCAAGATCGTTTCTAAGATTTTGAACACACCAGAGCTTACTAAGCAATGGCACGAAGACATGGTTACCATGTCATCTAGAATCAAGGAGATGAGAATCGCATTGAGAGACCATCTAGTTAAGTTGGGAACTCCAGGTACTTGGGACCACATCGTCGAGCAATGCGGTATGTTCTCTTTCACAGGCTTGACCCCAGAGATGGTTAAGAGACTGGAGGTCCAGCACGCTGTCTACTTGGTCTCCAGTGGTAGAGCCTCTATTGCCGGCCTAAACTCCGGCAACGTTGAGTACACCGCAAAGGCCATCGACGAAGTAGTCCGTCACTACTCAACTTCCAAGTTGTGAAGTTCCGGAACCACTCCTCTCTACCTCTTACAAAAGACATTTTACCTACATAGTTCATAACACACATTTGTTAATATCTCAGTAACTCCTTTTCAGTTCAAATATAATATGAAGAACCCAAATATATCTAGTTTATTAGCCTGAATACCAAATTATCGGTATATTCCTTCCTAATTAGGAAATGAGTTGCCTAATTAGGCAACTAGCTGTTCTAGCACACAGTCCCAAAACGGCAATTTTCTGGTTTTCCGTTGTGGACATGGGCTTTGAAGGTCAAGCCGATTTCTCACTGCAGACTAAAGCGATAGCAAAATTAGAACTTTTGGCAAAATGCGAAGTGTAATAGCATTAGCAGGGATTGACACGTTAAAGACTGGGCGTGAATACCTGGCGTATACTAGGCTGGAGACACCCTGTAGAGAGTCCAGCAACTGTGGTTAGCAATTATAAGAAGTGGCTTTTTGGTTTGCTATTACCTTCCCTCCTGGCAAGCTCAGCATCGAAGAAATTTGTTTGAGAATAGTTTAATTTTGAACTCCGATCggaatatatattattgaatACTCTTATTTGAAGGGAATCTAGCTATGAATATAAAGAACCGTACGTTTGAGTTTCAGCAGAGTGTTGCGACATATAAGAAGCGagtgaagaagaacgaTGCCACTTCCAATGGTAAGCCTCAAGCTGGTGTTTCAGAGTTCCAAAAGAAAGCATCTGCTATAGCGCGTGAAATCTCTTCTAGTGCGCAGCTGCTTTCCAAACTGGCGCTCTTGGCTAAGCGGAAGCCAATGTTGAATGACAACCCGGTGGAGATTGCTGAGCTCTCATTTCTGATAAAACGAAAGATATACGCCATTGAGCAAAGTTTAATAGATTTGAGTAAACTTCAGAAGGTACAGAGGAATGGTGGTAACAGTAGTGCTGGTTCTACTACGGACGTTACAACTCAACACTCAAAGAATGTAGTAAATTTACTGAATACAAAGATGAGAAACATATCTGGTGGTTTCAAGGATGTTCTCGAAGAAAGACAGCGTATGGAGATGGCTAATAGGGATAGGTGGGAGAAGATAAACTCGACATCAAATTCCACTTCGAGAGCAATGTCTAACACTCAGGATTCAGAGAATAAAAACTTAAACGATAACGCCATGGTTAATGAGGTTGCCACATACAATCATTCCAATCCATTCATGAGCTCATCTctaattgatgaagaatctCATGCCAATGCTAATAAAGGATCAGAGCTAGCCCTGCCACAGAGTGACTCCCAGATGTTGTTAATGATGGAGGAAGGGCAAATGGCAAATAACGTATATTTACAAGAGCGTAATAGAGCTGTGGAGACCATTGAGTCTACCATCCAAGAGGTTGGTAATTTATTCCAACAGTTAGCTTCCATGGTTCAGGAACAAGGTGAAGTTATACAAAGAATTGATGCCAACGTCGATGAAGTTGACCTAAATATAACAGGGGCGCAAAGAGAATTGTTAAAGTATTTTGATAGAGTTAAAAGCAATCGTTGGCTTGTTGCCAAGATCTTCTTTATAGTGTTCGTGTTTTTCCTTGTCTGGGTGTTGGTCAATTGAGGATAAGGTATCGGGTTACTAGAACAAAATGACATTATTCTGTATATGTATAATTACTTGGAATTATGATAGATCCTGGCCCAGCTGTAAACTTATTTGCATGGAATATTTTGAGCAGTTTATATATGTGTAatgttttattatttcattcaGAGACTCCCAAAAgttttcacttttttttatattttggtgtTGCTGTTCGCATATAATGCAGAGGCGTAGTCATAGTTGATTCACGTCAAAGGTAACATAATACCATAAAAATAGATAAGCCATATATATGAAACCACAATTAATATatagaacaaaaaatatgaagTGTATGAGATATTACAAATGTGAATTAATGATAAAGATTGGACAATTTGATCTAGGAATTGTTCAAAAGGATCAGGTAAAACATGCAGAAATACatagtaaaaaaaatgacAGATAACAAAAGGAAGACGTATATTTCTATTGACAATCATCTAGGCTTTTTtgtgtatttttttgtttattgcCTTAACTTTTAGtatgctttttttttaatttgaaTGCTGAAGAATAGGCAAAGAGATTGAAATGAGCTGAAAACTGTCCAGGTTAAGAACCACGTTGTCACACGACCTTCAATTTTATAAGTTTAGGGGTTCGCGCAAAAGATACAGTATTCAAATTTCATGAAAATGGATGTATATGAATGTTTCCATCTTTCCTTCATAGGCCCATCTCAGCTTGTAGTTCCCGTAGTGCTCTTTCATCCTCgtcctcttcttcttcttcgatTTTGGTCTTCGATTCGTCTATCTTAGTGTTGGGTATATTTGGCATGGAGAGGGCCTGTTTGCTCTCGGGCAGTGCCTGTTCCTTTGTAGCTACCTGTGGTTCTGTTTCCTGTGCTAGCATGTCCAGTTCTTCGTCCAGCTCGTCCTCGTCTATCTCGTTGGCGCCGGTGTACAGTGGTCTTGATATGGCGTCGCTGATCTCTTCTCCGAGCTCGACTTGCTCGCGTATCTCGTCCATGGTCTCGTCGACCCTGTCGATGTCCAGTCCCGAGTGTATCGACTTCATAGCCTTCGCACCTTGTTTCATGGCCCGCATGGTCTCCAGGTTCAAGTTCGCACTCTCTATCGAGAACAGCTGCTGCTCCAGCGAGTCCATCTGCGACTCCAGCTTCACCAGCTGGCCCTCGTacactttcttcttcttcagcgCATTCTTCGCCATAGTCTTGTTGCCCCTCGTCAGGAACTTGCGTGCCTCGTTCTCCTGCGCAGTGATCTGCCCTTGCAGATGCGCCTGCTTCTTCGACAGCAGGTTGATGTGCTCCCGCAGCTCAATGATCGCCTTCTTCGGCAACTCCTTGTTCGTGTTCCCCTTACCTCCAAATATAGACGCCCACATCCTTGTgcttgttgttgttgtgcTTGTTGTGCTTGTTGTGTTGTACTTGTAGTGTTATCCCCCCCTTCACATTTATAGCCCTTTTTGAAGTTTCTTCCAAAGTCAGCGAAGAGAAGAGAAGTGCCACTTTCGCAGCTAGGAAGGTATAAGGGAAACTGTACTGGTGTACGTACAGCATATGATGATACGTGGTGGGGTATATAGAATATACACTATTACGTGATGATCATATGACTACCCGTGGTAAAGTAGAATATATACGTATACACGGGATATCATATGATGGCCACATATACAGATACTCCAAGTAATGTATAACGGCAATCATATGATATACGTGCAACTGTACTGTcccttcccccccccactTCACCTCCATTCATCCGAGGACCTAATACCCACTTCACTACCCACTACCCACAGTGAGAGTGCAATGCAGTACGTTCGTGTGACAAGATGGGGCAGTTTGCCGTCTTTTCTACAAAGAAGGGCGGACTTCTCCGAGTCTGAACGAGTCTGAACAGAGTCTGGACAGGAGAAGGTGTGCAGTGCTGCGGGGGTTTATGTGTGTGTTGTAAGCTTGTTACCTTCGGAATGGCCTTCTCACGTCTGATTGGTTCCCTTCTGCGAATTGAATAACATCGAATAGACTCTGCTTCTCACTCTAGTATAAATGAAACAAACCTTTGCTTTACCTGGAATAAGATGGATAGAGGGGAGAAAAGGCAGGTAATACCATACACTAAAGAGGAATAAATaccaaagaaaacaaaaacatgCTGTCTCTGGGATTGATGAACAGAAGTGCTGGATGCACTAGAAGAGCGGTCCTTCTTATCCGTGGTGCAGCTCAGAGGAGGCTGTTGAGCAGTTCTGTGCGCAGACTAAACACGATGAAGTCGTCTATGAACGCTGAGGAAGAAGCGCTACTGAACAAGCAGCGTGCTCTGAGACCTATCTCCCCACACTTGACCATATACCAGCCACAGCTGACATGGTACATGTCCTCCGTGCACAGAATCTCACACCTGATCCTCGGCGGTACTTTCTACGTGCTCACTATCCTGTTCGGGCTTGGGTACTTCGTCTCCGGCATAAACACCGAGTCCGTCTCGCAGTGGTACCACAAGCACGTCTCGCCAATGACCGAGCAGATCGTCAAGGCAGGGTTCGCCTTCACTTTCGCCTTCCACTACTTCTCCACCATCAGACACTACATCTGGGACTTCGCAAAGGAACTGACCTTGAAAGGTGTCTACAGAACAGGCTACTCCGTGCTGGCTTTGACCGCCATCGCAGGTACATACATCTGGAACATGTAATACACCTGCACCCCCAAAactatttatttatataccATGTATATTCAACATGAAATCTCATGAACAATTTTTGCAAACGATAATGTGGTCCTCGTGCATATGCTAGTAAGACGTGCTTGTAAGACGTGCTTGCAAACTATGCCTGTACACAAGACTATGCTGCGCAACCTGTTGCTTATGCTGGTGGAACATTGAGATCGTTATGTACGCcataacaaaaaaaaggtaGCCCCTTATGTAAAAAGTTGACTAAGCGATGAGCAACGTTAGTCATACCCACAACTCCCCCCCCACACACATATAAGAAGACTAAAGACACACGCTACAACAGACCTTGCATCACACTCCGACATAACAGCATAACCTACTAGTATTGCAGATATGATATTCAACAGCTTCACGATCACGGACTATGTGATCGTTCTGCTCGTTTACCTCGAGTCCATGGTGGCTTTCTTCCTGAAGCTGGTGCCTCAGCCCATAATATCGCTGCTGGAGTGGTTCATCGACTACTCGTTCAGCGAGGACAACACCTCGTTCGAGGAGCGTCTCCGCACCGCGGTTACCATCCATGACATGTGCCGCTTGTTCGGGATAGAGGTCGAGGACCACCTGGTGCGTACCGAGGACGACTACATCCTGACCCTGCACCGCATCCCGCCAAGAGAAGGTACCGCTAACGGCAAGACAGTCTACCTGCACCACGGCCTGCTGATGTGCTCCGATGTCTGGGTCTGCCACGTCGAGAGACACAAGAACTTGCCCTTTGTGCTTCACGACCTGGGCTTCGACGTCTGGATGGGCAACAACAGAGGTAACAAGTACTCCACAGCACATTTGTACAAACAGCCTAAGTCCAAGGAGTTCTGGGACTTCTCCATCGACGAGTTCGCATTCTTCGACATTCCAAACTCCATCCAGTTCGTCCTCGACAGATGCAAGATTGACCAGCTGATATGTATCGGGTTCTCTCAGGGCTCCGCCCAGATGTTTGCCGCGCTAAGTATCAGCGAGGACCTGAACAAGAAAGTGTCCCATTTCATCGCCATCGCCCCAGCCATGACTCCAAAGGGTCTGCACAACAGAATCGTGGACACTCTCGCCAAGTCCTCTCCGACTCTGATGTACTTGTTCTTCGGACGCAACATCATCTTGCCCTCGGCTGTGGTCTGGCAGAAGACTATACACCCTAAGcttttcaacttcttcatcgatTTCGGTAACAGAATCCTGTTCAACTGGAAAGCTCTGAACATCACTCAGAAGCAAAAGATGGCTGCTTACTCGAAACTTTACTCTACAACCAGCGTGAAGTCCATCGTGCATTGGTTCCAAATCCTTAGAGCACAGAAATTCCAAATGTTTGAAGAACAGGACGACATGTTTAACTCCTTGACTAGACCATACAAGATCCCAAGGTTCCCAACAAAGACTAACATCAAGACCCCTATCTTGCTAATATACGGCGGTGTCGACTCGTTGGTTGACATCAATGTCATGAGGAATAACCTGCCCTTAACAAATGTCTTTGACATAAAAGTGGACCTACATGAACATCTTGACCTGATCTGGGGCAAAGATACCGATACGCTCGTGATTGCCAAAGTATTGAGATTCATAGAGTTCTTCAGCGGCGAGAAACTACTACAGTCCACTACACTTTCTCTTGGCGAGCCAGAAAGACTCATGCCTGTTAAGACGCCAATCAGCCAACACACTAGCAGAAGAAACAGCAACAGTAGCGTTGGCACAGAAAATGCGACTCCTTCAACGTTTAACGTTCGTAAGACTACGACGCCCTCTAACTACAGGTACGAACAAACGGAAAGCCCAACCGCCCAATACGGTTTAGAGAAGTTGAACTCTCTGTACTCCAACGTTGGAAGGGGGCTAGAAGATATTGACGAGAAGGAGGCCTTCCTGGACTACAATACCGGCGACAAGATGGACGAAATCCAAAAGACGAACTCAATCAACCAACGCAGACTGAGCGAGTACCTGGACTCATCCACAGACTTGAAACAAATGGACAGCAATGCTACCACCACCGTCAACACTCCCAACTAATCAAAAGACAGTTCTGTccgtttctttttctaaGTACGTTTACGTTTATTAGTTATTATCTGAACTTTTTAATTCTATTTCCAAGCACAGTCAGTAAATGATCTTCCACCTCccc carries:
- a CDS encoding uncharacterized protein (CAGL0D01837g~Protein of unknown function) is translated as MSSEKEERLQTVPLRYLAKALLYLLIVNISFKLFKYYGKQPLVDWIYESGGESLTWWQQLPLIERMMWSMADYLENK
- the AAT2 gene encoding aspartate transaminase AAT2 (CAGL0D01892g~Ortholog(s) have L-aspartate:2-oxoglutarate aminotransferase activity, role in aspartate biosynthetic process and cytosol, extracellular region, nucleus, peroxisome localization), whose translation is MSATIFNNIEELPADALFGIKQRYNQDTRATRVDLGIGAYRDDQGKPWVLPSVRMAERAIQEDPSYNHEYLGINGLPSLSSAAANVIFGEDSPALKEGRTISVQSLSGTGALHIAAKFISKFAADKKIYLSQPTWANHNAIFKAQGLETASYPYWKSSTKSLDLEGFISAIESAPKGSIFLLHACAHNPTGLDPSEKQWPVILDALVKGDHLALFDSAYQGFASGDLDKDAFAVRLGVEKLASTSPIFVCQSFAKNVGMYGERVGCFHLILPKQNANLAPIKSAITSQISSIIRSEVSNSPAYGAKIVSKILNTPELTKQWHEDMVTMSSRIKEMRIALRDHLVKLGTPGTWDHIVEQCGMFSFTGLTPEMVKRLEVQHAVYLVSSGRASIAGLNSGNVEYTAKAIDEVVRHYSTSKL
- the SED5 gene encoding t-SNARE syntaxin (CAGL0D01914g~Ortholog(s) have SNAP receptor activity and role in ER to Golgi vesicle-mediated transport, intra-Golgi vesicle-mediated transport, vesicle fusion with Golgi apparatus), with protein sequence MNIKNRTFEFQQSVATYKKRVKKNDATSNGKPQAGVSEFQKKASAIAREISSSAQLLSKLALLAKRKPMLNDNPVEIAELSFLIKRKIYAIEQSLIDLSKLQKVQRNGGNSSAGSTTDVTTQHSKNVVNLLNTKMRNISGGFKDVLEERQRMEMANRDRWEKINSTSNSTSRAMSNTQDSENKNLNDNAMVNEVATYNHSNPFMSSSLIDEESHANANKGSELALPQSDSQMLLMMEEGQMANNVYLQERNRAVETIESTIQEVGNLFQQLASMVQEQGEVIQRIDANVDEVDLNITGAQRELLKYFDRVKSNRWLVAKIFFIVFVFFLVWVLVN
- the SNF7 gene encoding ESCRT-III subunit protein SNF7 (CAGL0D01936g~Ortholog(s) have role in ATP export, cellular response to anoxia, cellular response to drug, cellular response to lithium ion and cellular response to pH, more); the protein is MWASIFGGKGNTNKELPKKAIIELREHINLLSKKQAHLQGQITAQENEARKFLTRGNKTMAKNALKKKKVYEGQLVKLESQMDSLEQQLFSIESANLNLETMRAMKQGAKAMKSIHSGLDIDRVDETMDEIREQVELGEEISDAISRPLYTGANEIDEDELDEELDMLAQETEPQVATKEQALPESKQALSMPNIPNTKIDESKTKIEEEEEDEDERALRELQAEMGL
- the SDH3 gene encoding succinate dehydrogenase cytochrome b subunit SDH3 (CAGL0D01958g~Ortholog(s) have succinate dehydrogenase (ubiquinone) activity and role in cellular respiration, protein import into mitochondrial inner membrane) yields the protein MLSLGLMNRSAGCTRRAVLLIRGAAQRRLLSSSVRRLNTMKSSMNAEEEALLNKQRALRPISPHLTIYQPQLTWYMSSVHRISHLILGGTFYVLTILFGLGYFVSGINTESVSQWYHKHVSPMTEQIVKAGFAFTFAFHYFSTIRHYIWDFAKELTLKGVYRTGYSVLALTAIAGTYIWNM
- the TGL1 gene encoding sterol esterase (CAGL0D01980g~Ortholog(s) have sterol esterase activity, role in cellular lipid metabolic process, sterol metabolic process and cytoplasm, integral component of membrane, lipid droplet localization); its protein translation is MIFNSFTITDYVIVLLVYLESMVAFFLKLVPQPIISLLEWFIDYSFSEDNTSFEERLRTAVTIHDMCRLFGIEVEDHLVRTEDDYILTLHRIPPREGTANGKTVYLHHGLLMCSDVWVCHVERHKNLPFVLHDLGFDVWMGNNRGNKYSTAHLYKQPKSKEFWDFSIDEFAFFDIPNSIQFVLDRCKIDQLICIGFSQGSAQMFAALSISEDLNKKVSHFIAIAPAMTPKGLHNRIVDTLAKSSPTLMYLFFGRNIILPSAVVWQKTIHPKLFNFFIDFGNRILFNWKALNITQKQKMAAYSKLYSTTSVKSIVHWFQILRAQKFQMFEEQDDMFNSLTRPYKIPRFPTKTNIKTPILLIYGGVDSLVDINVMRNNLPLTNVFDIKVDLHEHLDLIWGKDTDTLVIAKVLRFIEFFSGEKLLQSTTLSLGEPERLMPVKTPISQHTSRRNSNSSVGTENATPSTFNVRKTTTPSNYRYEQTESPTAQYGLEKLNSLYSNVGRGLEDIDEKEAFLDYNTGDKMDEIQKTNSINQRRLSEYLDSSTDLKQMDSNATTTVNTPN